CTTGCCGGCGCGCTGGCGGCTGCTGGCATCCATCACGCTGCACAGGAAGCCGTAACCGCCGCTGTTGGCGAAGAAGTAGACCGAATCGGGGGTGTCGGTGACCACCTGCGCCAGCTTGCCGCCGTCCTGGAACTCCACCAGGGTAGTGATCGGCGCGCCGTCGCCGCGCCCGCCGGGCAGATCCGATACCTTGACCGTGTAGGCACGGCCATTGGTGTCGATGACGATCAGCGGCCAGGTGGTACGCGTCTCGATGATCGCGAAGCCGAAGTCACCGGCCTTGTAGGCGATGCCCGCGGGGTCGATGCCATGGCCCTGGCGCGAACGCACCCAGCCGTTCTTGGACACGATCACCGTGACCGGCTCGTCGGGCACCGAGATCTCGGCCGGTGCCACCGCGGCCACGGCTTCGACCAGGGTGCGGCGGTCGTCGCCGTACTTCTTCGCGTCGTCCTGGATCTCCTTGAGGATCAGCTTGGTCATCGCCGCGCGGCTGTCGAGGAGGTGCTGCAGGCCGGCGCGCTCGTCCCTGAGCTCTGCCAGCTCCTTCTCGATCTTGAAGCCTTCCAGGCGGGCGAGCTGGCGCAGGCGGATCTCGAGGATGTCCTCGGCCTGGATCTCGGACAGGCCGAAGGCGGCGATCAGCGCCGGCTTGGGTTCGTCCGACTCGCGGATCACGCGGATCACTTCCTCGATGTGCAGGAAGGCGATCATGCGGCCTTCGAGGATGTGGATGCGGCGATCGACCTCGTCCAGGCGATGGCGGGTGCGGCGCTCGACCGTCACGTAGCGGAAGTCGATCCACTCGCGCAGGATCTGCACCAGGTTCTTCTGCTGCGGCCTGCCGTCGCGCCCGATCATGGTCATGTTGACCGAGGCCGAGGTCTCCAGGCTGGTGTGGGCAAGCAGCACCGCCATGAACTCGTCGCGGTTCTGGCGGCTGGATTTGGGCTCCAGCACGATGCGCACGGGCGCCTTGTCGCTGGACTCGTCGCGCACCGTGTCGAGCACGCCGAGCACGAGCTGCTTGAGGTTCTTCTGCTCCTGCGAGACCTCCTTCTTGCCCGCGCGCGGCTGCGGGTTGGTCAGCGTCTCGATCTCGGACAGCACCTGCGCGGCAGAGACGCCATGCGGCAGTTCCTCGACGATCGCGCGCCACTGGCCGCGGGCGAGCTCCTCGATTTTCCAGCGCGCGCGCAGGCGCAGGCTGCCGCGCCCCGACGCGTAGGCCTCGCGGATGGTCTCGGGCGGGGAGATGAGCTGGCCGCCGCCGGGGAAGTCGGGGCCGGGAATGATGCCGAGCACCTCGTCGAGCGTCGCCTCGGGGTGGCGGATCAGGTGGCAGGTCGCCTCGGCCACCTCGCGCAGGTTGTGCGGCGGGATCTCGGTCGCCATGCCGACCGCGATGCCCGAGGCGCCGTTCAACAGCACGAAGGGCAGGCGCGCCGGCAGCAGCTGCGGCTCCTCGAAGGCGCCGTCGTAGTTGGGGATGAAGTCCACCGTGCCGCGGTCGATCTCGGCCAGCAGCAGCTCGGCGATCGGCGTCAGGCGGCACTCGGTGTAGCGCATCGCCGCTGCCGAGTCGCCGTCGCGCGAGCCGAAGTTGCCCTGGCCGTCGACCAGCGGATAGCGCAGCGAGAAATCCTGCGCCACCCGCACCATCGCGTCGTAGACGCTGGTGTCGCCATGTGGGTGGTACTTGCCGATCACGTCGCCGACCACGCGCGCCGACTTCACGTGCTTGGAGGTGGACGACAGCCGCATCTCGTTCATCGCATAGAGAATGCGGCGCTGCACCGGCTTGAGTCCGTCCTCGACCTGCGGCAGCGCGCGCGACTTCACCACGCTCATCGCGTAGGCGAGATAGGCGCGCTCGGCATAGCGGTCGAGCGCCAGC
This region of Thauera sp. JM12B12 genomic DNA includes:
- the parC gene encoding DNA topoisomerase IV subunit A, with the translated sequence MSTDTADLFDAPDASESVTLATSTPTAVKSTAGTAQDTGADESPTATGANPPPPPAPPAAPEPEPEDDGTLALDRYAERAYLAYAMSVVKSRALPQVEDGLKPVQRRILYAMNEMRLSSTSKHVKSARVVGDVIGKYHPHGDTSVYDAMVRVAQDFSLRYPLVDGQGNFGSRDGDSAAAMRYTECRLTPIAELLLAEIDRGTVDFIPNYDGAFEEPQLLPARLPFVLLNGASGIAVGMATEIPPHNLREVAEATCHLIRHPEATLDEVLGIIPGPDFPGGGQLISPPETIREAYASGRGSLRLRARWKIEELARGQWRAIVEELPHGVSAAQVLSEIETLTNPQPRAGKKEVSQEQKNLKQLVLGVLDTVRDESSDKAPVRIVLEPKSSRQNRDEFMAVLLAHTSLETSASVNMTMIGRDGRPQQKNLVQILREWIDFRYVTVERRTRHRLDEVDRRIHILEGRMIAFLHIEEVIRVIRESDEPKPALIAAFGLSEIQAEDILEIRLRQLARLEGFKIEKELAELRDERAGLQHLLDSRAAMTKLILKEIQDDAKKYGDDRRTLVEAVAAVAPAEISVPDEPVTVIVSKNGWVRSRQGHGIDPAGIAYKAGDFGFAIIETRTTWPLIVIDTNGRAYTVKVSDLPGGRGDGAPITTLVEFQDGGKLAQVVTDTPDSVYFFANSGGYGFLCSVMDASSRQRAGKAFMSLEKGEKVLAPAKVCGDWIAAASENGRLLVFPRPEMKTQSGGRGVIVMALDEGEALAAVAVPADDAVLTVEGSGRGGKAVAIELKPTQREPLRHRRARKGAPLTPRIKPERMR